Proteins encoded together in one Plasmodium cynomolgi strain B DNA, chromosome 9, whole genome shotgun sequence window:
- a CDS encoding DNA repair protein RAD51 (putative) translates to KSQLCHTLAITCQLPIEQSGGEGKCLWIDTEGTFRPERIVAIAKRYGLHPTDCLNNIAYAKAYNCDHQTELLIDASAMMADARFALLIVDSATALYRSEYIGRGELASRQSHLCRFLRGLQRIADIYGVAVIITNQVVAKVDAMSMFGGHEKIPIGGNIIAHASQTRLYLRKGRGESRICKIYDSPVLPEGEAVFAITEGGIADYEEK, encoded by the coding sequence AAAAGTCAGCTATGTCACACGTTAGCTATAACGTGCCAATTGCCAATCGAGCAATCAGGTGGAGAAGGCAAATGCCTATGGATAGACACAGAAGGAACATTCCGTCCAGAACGCATTGTAGCTATAGCCAAGAGATACGGGTTGCACCCAACCGATTGCTTAAATAATATAGCCTATGCAAAGGCGTACAATTGTGACCATCAGACAGAATTATTGATAGATGCAAGTGCCATGATGGCTGATGCCAGGTTTGCTTTGTTAATTGTGGACTCGGCCACAGCCTTGTATCGCTCGGAATACATAGGTAGAGGTGAGCTAGCCAGTAGGCAGTCCCACCTGTGCAGGTTTTTAAGAGGCTTACAAAGAATTGCCGACATTTATGGCGTTGCTGTTATCATAACGAACCAGGTGGTGGCGAAGGTCGATGCGATGAGCATGTTCGGAGGGCATGAGAAAATCCCCATAGGGGGGAACATCATAGCGCATGCTAGCCAAACGCGACTCTACTTGCGAAAGGGCAGAGGCGAAAGCAGGATTTGCAAAATCTACGATTCGCCGGTGCTTCCGGAGGGCGAGGCCGTGTTCGCCATCACGGAGGGGGGCATAGCTGACTACGAGGAGAAGTGA
- a CDS encoding prefoldin-like protein (putative), with product MNFYEALGNAAINEENKEDFKKLILKSESFIDDVLHEQLRERQKRRDEILQDIFDMQILVENLKLFINMKDQKEIETLTLLGCDSYVYADILDKNKIFIQIGYEFYLEMSLEDAIVFLKKKINLYEDKVAYWNKQISRVKAHIQILMRAISNLA from the exons ATGAATTTCTACGAAGCATTAGGGAACGCTGCaataaatgaggaaaataagGAGGATTTTAAAAAGCTAATTTTGAAGAGCGAAAGTTTTATCGATGACGTGCTGCACGAGCAACTTAGGGaacgacaaaaaaggagggatgAAATTCTGCAGGACATTTTTGACAT GCAAATCCTCGTTGAAAATCTTAAACTTTTCATTAACATGAAGGACCAAAAGGAAATCGAGACGCTTACCTTGCTGGGATGCGATAGTTACGTTTACGCCGACAT ATTAGacaagaataaaattttcatccaAATAGGATATGAGTTTTATTTGGAGATGTCCCTCGAGGACGCCATCGTATTCttgaaaaagaagataaaTCTTTACGAGGA CAAAGTGGCCTACTGGAACAAGCAGATATCGCGGGTCAAGGCTCACATACAAATA CTGATGAGAGCTATTTCAAATTTGGCTTGA